The Acidobacteriota bacterium genome includes the window CCGGCGGCAACACGACACCGGGGAGGTAGGACTCGTTCGTTCGGCGCGCCCCGATCTCCGCGGCCAGCTCCGGCCGGCGGCACCAGAGTCGCACGGGGCCGCCCCCGGCAGCGTGGACGGCGAGGGCCGTGCCCCACGAGCCGGCCCCCACCACGGCCACCGGGCCGGTCATGACGCCTTTCCGCCGCCGGCACCTCCGATCGGCGGTTCACGGCCGGCCAGCAGCCGCCGGACGTTGTCCCGGTGCCGGAAGATCACGAGCAGTCCGATCGCGGCCAGGCCCCAGGCGTACCCGGTGGAACCGTGCCGCCACATCGCCGCCGCCGGCGCCGCGACCGCCGCCCCGAGCGAACCCAGCGAGACCCGGCGCGACGGACCGGCCAGGAGGAGGAACACCGCCAGGGTCGGTACGAGGAGGACCGGGTCGGACGCGAGGAGGACCCCGAGGGCCGTCGCCACCCCCTTGCCGCCCCGGA containing:
- a CDS encoding glycerol-3-phosphate dehydrogenase; this translates as MTGPVAVVGAGSWGTALAVHAAGGGPVRLWCRRPELAAEIGARRTNESYLPGVVLPP
- the plsY gene encoding glycerol-3-phosphate 1-O-acyltransferase; amino-acid sequence: MTARVAAAVLVGYLAGSIPFGLILVKAARGLDIRRIGSGNIGATNALRAGGVGIGVATLLLDLLKGVAGFLGGRAVAGPGPGWEIGLLAAAPVVGHMFPPWLRFRGGKGVATALGVLLASDPVLLVPTLAVFLLLAGPSRRVSLGSLGAAVAAPAAAMWRHGSTGYAWGLAAIGLLVIFRHRDNVRRLLAGREPPIGGAGGGKAS